AGAATAGTCATCATCAGTCTCAACATCGTCAGTATCAACCAAGCTAGGAGACGCGTGGTGACTTATGTCACAAGAATCCGACCGAGGGGACACAGATACATGAAAGATCTCGTCTCCATCGTGTCTGAAAACCAAGAGGTCTCCGTCTCTGAAACTATGAGCTTTGGCGAACTCTTCCCAGCCGCCGCCGGCGAGCCTGCTTCCGTCTAGTTTCACTTTCCAAATCTTGTCTGACGAGTCTGATATTAGCAACACTTTCGTGTGCTTCCTCAAGAACTCATCGTCTACAGTCTGCAACCAaaagcaaaaataaaacaaaatgaaatgaaaaagaTAGAAAACTAACAAAAGATCATGTAAGAAGAAGCATTACAAGAACTGGTTTGTCTCCTGTAATAAATCTGTGGTGAAACAGAGAAAATGTAGGAGGAATAGTCATTGTTCAACTGAGAGCAACAAAACTGTTTTTAATGTTTGATCTTCCTCACAATGATGGAGTTAGGCTTTTAATATACAGTTACGTTACAGAAGAGTGGTATCGAatctaataaaaacaaaaaaaaaacatgatgtGAATCTTTGACATTGATGTAAACCCATCATCTCTTTTTTCTTACACACTCTAACTCACTTTTCCACCCATCAACAATCAAACTACCCATCATCACCTATGAGTTTATGACAAAAGCCTAcactacaccaaaactattaaaaagaaaaagaggttTAATAGGAACAAGTACTGTTACTTCTGTAGAGTTCTATAAAGATGATCTAGTCTTGCTTTAGTACCAGTGGCTTGTCTGAAAGATTTATGGATCAACTTTTATTTACATTAGTAACCAGCGGCTCTCTCTACGAGCTCACTGTCCATATTGGGCCTTTAGGCCCAACCTCTTGAAATGGACCCCAGAGATAGGCTTATTGGTGAACTAAAACGTGTTTAAGACCTTCTCATTCACTCAGAAGGTTGCTGACTTTTCAGTGTTGACTTACTCCATGTACCACTGACTCGAGCTCGCTTAAGATCCTCAATCCCAGGAAAATCAGAGAGCAAGAAACTAGAAAATGAAAAGCTGATTAAACAATCAATTTTCTCCTTGTAATGCGTTTGAATCACGTTGAAGCAGCTAAGAAACGTGTTTTCTGAGGAATCATTTCGCGATTGTTCACTTGATCTCTGTGCATAGATTTAAACCTCGAAAGCACTCTTCTTTCCATGGAGGTTCAACCCGAGATGGAGCCCACCTCGTCCATTAGGTACTACTCTTCCTTGTTGATCTGTGCATTTAACATTCGTTTGATTTGctgtgtttttttattaatttcagtTAGAAAAGTTTATGGGATTGAATTTGGTCGAGTTAGGACGTGGGTTTAGTAATTACTGGTCTACTGATTCGAGGGCTTTATGAAAGTTGGAAACTTGCATTATCTGGGTAGATCTAGATCTCGAGATTCATGTTGAGAACAGAGCATTTGAGTAAGCTTTAAATACTTGATGCAGTTTAATCGCAGCTGTTTCTTATGGCATTGCTTCAATGGCAATGGTCTTCATCAACAAAGCTGTCATCATGCAGTATCCACACTCCATGACTGTTCTTACACTACAGGTTCTGATCATGCGTCAGTGTTTGATAATTTAGATTACTCAATTCTTTAAAAAAGCTAACAATGAATTGGTCTTGTTTGCTATGTATTAGCAACTGGCGACTTCTTTGCTTATACACTGTGGCAGACGAATGGGGTACACAAGAGCCAGAGGAATCGATTTGGCTACTGCGAAAAAGCTTCTTCCTGTTTCGATCTTCTACAATGCTAATGTTGCATTTGCTCTTGCTAGCTTGAAAGGAGTCAATATTCCTATGTATATTGCTATTAAGAGACTCACTCCACTCGCTGTTTTGATTGCTGGTTATCTCTTTGGTAAAGGCAAACCGACTACTCAGGTATATATACCATTATATGATATGTTTATGGAATAGTATTTGATCTATGTATGTTTATGTAATCTCTTGTTCAAATTTCAGGTTGCTCTATCTGTACTACTGACGGCTGCAGGTTGTGTGATTGCCGCTCTTGGAGATttctcttttgatcttttcGGGTATGGTTTGGCTTTAACATCTGTCTTCTTCCAGGTTGGTTTTCATTCTTCTTTCCCTTCTCTCTTGCATTAATCCTCCCATCAACCATATGATAAAAGAGATTATGGTTTCATCCTTTGTCGCTTGCAGACCATGTACCTCGTGCTGGTGGAGAAGTCTGGAGCAGAAGACGGGCTTTCCTCGATAGAGATAATGTTCTATAACAGCTTCCTTTCCCTCCCATTCTTGTCCTTCCTCATCATAGTTACAGGCGAATTCCCAAACTCTATATCGCTTCTACTCGCAAAGGTCAGAAACTTTCATCATCCTAAGCTTGCGGCTTTTCTCAGTTACTCTTCTTTAAAAGGTTTCAAACTATTTTATTCTCTTTGGCAGTGTTCTTACTTGCCCTTCTTGGTGATGCTTGTTCTTTCACTGGTTATGGGCATTGTCCTCAACTTCACCATGTTTCTTTGCACCATTGTGAACTCTGCACTAACAACAACCATCGTTGGTGTCCTCAAAGGCGTTGGTTCCACTGTGAGTATACTATATTCTCATCTAGCTAGTATCTTGCGGCTATCATTTTTCTCAGTCTTGCTTATCTTCTTGTCTTTTAATTTTCCAGACGCTCGGTTTTGTCCTCTTGGGTGGTGTTGAAGTACATGCTCTCAACGTGTCCGGTTTGGTGGTCAACACAGCTGGTGGTGTGTGGTACTCTTATGCCAAGTACCGGCAGAAAAAGGCTAAACCGGCTAAGACATTGTCTGATTTGGAAGCTCATAAAAAATGAGAACTTCTGGTCCGATTCGGTTTGCacaccaaaaaataaattttatattgctcagaaaattcatatatataaaaccgtGGATTCATTAGtcttttaattgataaaaaagttaaaaattacaaacaatACAAAACTTTAGTCTTTTTGTCAACTTTAATCGAGTATAGAATATTGAATGATTGTGTCCACTAGTTACAATTGTTTAACATAATTCTAATTAAGTATAAAGTGTAAAACACTAATGAAATAATAGCATAATTTAAAGAATATCATAATTGAAAAGTGCCCATTTAtaatcattcataaaaaaaaaaatcattcatcaAACATAATCTACCATCTTAGTATATGCATGATTAATGTTTACCTAGACTGTCATCTACTCATAGTTATACTACTAGATATTTAGGGGAGAATTgtgtatgatatttttttttacctcaGCTTCTACTTTTATCATCCAAATGTTTTGTTATAAGCAATTGTGACCACAGTGCCTCAACAGAGACTTAACCATAATGTGATATATGAATAAAAGATATAACATCATCTAGGATCATTCATTTGGATCCTGCATTACCTTACCTAACAACCGATCACTTTACCACCACGAAAACAAATTTATCTTCCATAACCGGTGAAGATAAACTGTCTCTTAAACCACAATATTACAAGGAGAATGACCTAACCTCTGAAAAAGACCTAACCGAGGAGTTCCCATTTTAACCGTAGCCAGAGATTGGCTCTTTATTGAGATTGGATATTTGGATTgtagtatgattttttttttgatcaaatagtactatgtatttttttttgatcaaatagtaCTATATCGTAGTATGATATTATGCATGATTTTTTTTCCCAAAAGATAgtacttttatattttagagGAATATATTAGAGTGAAacccaattttatttttagaattcatttatttttaagaaaagatGTATATATGGTGCAGATGGTTTaagcttaaaaataaaaatatatgcataATAATTGAATTAATGATTGTCTCACGCCTTAAATTTGCAAACCAAAATGTCATCGCAGGATAAATACATCTTAAACTAATTGAACCGCCCATGATAGTGATATTTATTATTCTTCGCTTATTATATAGGAGATGTGATAGCATATGAAGCATGTTTCATACGTTTGTTGAAACAGAATCAAATATGTCTAGCTGTTACTCAAGGCCGGacattttatatgttaaatctGATTTGGTTCGTTATTTGTTTCGATTCGATCCGAAAATTTGGATATCCGTAAGTTTTTGAAGcaaaacaattattaaaaataaatatcttttaaaagcaaagcaaatcacaaatactaaaatatttagagGTGGAAGATATCCGATCCGCTCTGACTTATATACATATAGATGCATATCTATGACTAAATGTagaattttaaatgtataatcttataaaattattattttagcatataattttatatataattacttataaaacaaaacaaaattaagaaaaataaaaatctttaaCGAGAACtacaatttttctaaaaatatttcttttatacgaaaaatttattaattttaaaaattcataaaacacATTGTTTCATTAATTtcagtttatattttatattatttaaagtttattttaagagaaaaaagtttatataatgttttacaAATTTACTTGTATTGTataaagttaataaaatatCCGTAAATAGTCGTGAATATTccaaaatatctataaattctGTATAACCGAAAAACCGAATATCCGTATTTTTTCGAAACAAAACAAGTCGgaaaatcacaaatactaaaaaaatatggtACTCTCTGATCTGTGCTACCTCTACTGATACGAATATTTATtcgtatatttatttaataggtTTCAGTTAatttaaattacatatataacaCAAAAGTCAAGCAgtatacttttaaaattatattacgtAACGTgatatgataatttattttgtattacATTTCATCTTCCGAGACTACCCATGTGCAGCTTCTTTGTttaaacaataaataacaatataaatcaaaattgacaaaaaaaacaatataaatcaaaaatatcgACACCCAACGTTACTTGAATTTAGAAATAATCATAGAAAAGCATGAATGGAGAATGTATAAATTTACACGAAGTCCACATTGGATTCTACACTCATGATAgcttttattttacatattcgTCCTTGCGGCTTTCTTTCAAGGtctattatattgttttatcgTAACGGAAactaattttgtgaaaaacctaCAACAGACATACCATAGTAgacactataaattaatatacactaaaaatttctataaaataatataattttatagttttaaattaagtttttggtttaactagtatatcgataaattaatatctctataaattaataaaaaaattatagttttgatgTAAttccaatattattaatttataaaggtttCACTGTATTAATATACTTGGATAGTTGCATAACGACATATTGTATGATCACAGAACGGAAGAGTTAGGAAAAACCCGAATTAGAACACCAtaacaaagaaagaaataatcTAACCACCCGGTAGAAAGAGGATTCTTAACCTAGGTCCAACACATCTTcgttaaaaataaaactatttaaaaaaagataataaatgaaaaccaaaatcaaatgtCTTCTTCTATGATCTATAACTTCCTTTAATTTAGGAGTTTAATTTAGATTTAtgcaatttttttctttgtgttttcgTGTTTAgactttagtttttttgtttgagatttGACTTATGGAAATATCAATATCTTTCGTCTGTATTCGATTTTGTATTATACTCTTGAATTTGAAAGTTCGGAGAAACTTAAGGttacttgaagaagaagatagctTTCTTATTAGTCTAATCTTGCTTGGTTACAACGATTGGAGGCTCACCCCATATATAGGTGAGACCTGAGATAAAGATAAAGACAAGTAGGGCACAGCTCAGCATGTGACAGCACACAGCTTTAAGGAATCAAAACGGTTATAGAGCTGGACACTCTCAGCTGGAAACGTCGTACGAAGACCGTCTTTTGACGTCATCTGAGTTGTGCCTCTGTTACCGTTACACGAGGGATAGATGGGCCTTGTGTAATCATTTTGTTGAGAAGCAGAAGGTTGGGCTTCACTGATAATTAAGGCCTCTTTTGGATTTGAGTTCTTCACGCTTAGAGACCTCCTCAAACTTGTGGTGAGAGGCTCCACAACACCAAGTTTGTCTCGCAAGTAGCAGAAAGGCTGTTGAGGAAGTGACTttgtgaagatatcagctagtTGTTGAGCTGCTGGGATCTGATTGACTACCAAAGCCCCCAAGGCCACTCTTTCCCTTACGTAATGAAAGTCGGTATCAAAATGCTTCGAGCGATTGTGCAGCGCAGGGTTGGCCGTTAAGTAAACAGCAGACAAGTTGTCACAGTATAACTGCGGAGTATCTGGAAGAGATATACCCATTTCACCGAGGAGAGACGCCAACCATTTTAGCTCAGTAGCTGTGAGTGACAACGTGCGGTACTCTGCCTCAGTTGAAGATCGTGATACCGTCGGATGTCGCTTTGCTGACCAAGAAACAATGTTAGAGCCTATAAAGGTGCAGAAACCACCCGTAGAACGTCGTGTATCTCGACACCCAGCCCAGTCACTATCACTAAACCCATAAAGAAGGAAGCCTGTTTTCGCATTTATCTTGAGACCGAGATGAGAAGTACCTTTTAGGTAGCGAAGGATACGTCTCAAGTTGCTGAAGTCTGCAACGGTTGGTGCGTGCATTTTCTGACACACATAGTTCACCGCAAACTGAATATCCGGTCTTGTCAGGGTGAGGTATTGAAGCTTGCCAGCCAAACTGCGGAAGTATGTAGGTTGATCAAACAGCTTGTCTTGACCAATCACTCTGTCTAGTTGTAGAGGTAAAGGTGTAGGCATAGCATCACACCCTGCCATTCCTGAAGTTTCCAACAAGTCTTTTGTGTACTTCTCTTGACAAATGAACAAGCCGTCTTCACATTCTTTTATCTGGATTCCAAGAAAGTAATGTACTGGTCCCATGTCCTTCATGCGGAATGTTCCATTTAGTGTCACCATAAGCTGTTGGATCAACTTGTCATTGTTTCCAGTAAGGAGCATGTCGTCGACATACAACAGGAGGTAGATTACATTCGTACCATGAAGATAGACGAAGAGAGACGGGTCTCCATGAGTACACTTGAACCCAAATTCAATCAGAAACGTGCTGAACTTAACAAACCACGCACGAGGGGACTGTCGCAGACCATAAATTGCTTTCCTTAACTTGCAGACATGGTGAGGTTTCTCTGGGTCTTCAAACCCCGGAGGTTGCTTCATGTATACAGTTTCCTTCAAATCACCGTGGAGAAATGCGCTTTCTACATCCAATTGTCTGATATTCCATCCTTGCACCGTTGCTATGTGGAGAACAGAACGTATAGTCGCCGTTCTTACCACAGGGCTGTAAGTCTCAACGAAGTCTATACCTTCTTCTTGTTGGTTACCTCGAGCTACTAGCCGAGCTTTACGCTTTTTCAGAGTCCCATCTGCGTTAAGTTGAGACTTATACACCCATCCACAACTGATCGGTTCAATCTCAGGCTCAGGAGGAACTAGATCCCATGTGTGTGTTATGTCCATGTTGCCTTTCTCATGTCCCATTGCCGCTGTCCAATTAGGGTCTTTCAGTGCAGCAGTAACAGAACGAGGCTCAGGATAAGCTGTTTTCACACTCATCAACACATACCGTGGGTTAGGCTTTTTGATTCCATCCTTTCCTCTTGTCACCATATGATGAACTGGAGCTTGTGGTGGAGGTAGTGGAGCAATCGGAGATAGTGGTGGAAAGTCATCTTCAGAGAAGATTGACGCTGTTGTCTGAGGAGAATTAACCACCGGAAGAGGCTGAGCTTGAGGTGATTGCTGTTTCTGAACTGGGAATATCTCTTCAGGTGGAAGAGGTTCTTCAACTGGTGCCTGTGGAACCAGAAACTCAGCTCTCCACGCAGTTAATAGAGGAGTTTCAGCTTGGTTAAGGAATTGTTGGTATTCCTTCTGGTAAGGGAATTGGATCTCATTAAAGAGAACATGACGGCTTATATACACACGAGCACTTGGGGGATGTAAGCATCTATACCCTTTGTGTTTTTCACTGTATCCAAGGAAGACACAGTGTAAACTCTTCGGATCAAACTTGCTCTTCCCCTAGGGCTTCAAGAAGGGGTAACAGCTACACCCAAAGACTCGTAGTGAAGTGTAAACTGGTTGCTTTCCCACTAATGCTTCATGTGGGCTAATATGACCATCAAGAgccgaagaaggaagaaggttGCTCAGATAAGCCGCTGTTAGAAAAGCATCCACCCAGAGTTGTTGAGGCACTTTGCTTTGGAACATTAGAGATAAGCCAAGTTCAGTAACATGTCTATGCTTTCTTTCTGCAAGGCCATTTTGTTGTGGGGTGTGAGGGCATGACATCTGGTGTTTAATTCCGCAAGAGGCTAGATGCTGAGTAAAAACGTTACTTGTGAACTCTCCTCCTCCGTCACTTTGAAACGTTTTGATTTTGCACTCCAACTGATGTTCAACTAGCTTTTGGTAACTCAGGAAGGCAGAAAAGAAGTCTGATTTCATTCTCAAAGGGTACAACCAAGTATATCTTGAGAAATGATCAACAAAGACTGcataaaacctaaacccttgagttGAGACAATTGGAGAAGACCCCCATAGGTCACAATGAACTCTTTCTAGAGGTTTGGCTGCGACaaaatcagaagaagaaaacgatAATCTACTGAACTTCCCAAGCTGACATGCCTCACAGAGATGAGAGCTTGATTTATTGAGAACTATGGCCTTATTCTGAGATAACCGCTGGAGAACATCTTGATGGGGATGGCCTAGCCTCATGTGCCAAACGTCATCAGTAGTAGCTTGCTGTCTGTGAGAATAGTAAGCCATGAACTGCAGGTTCTCCAGTACGTAGAGATCTTTCTGTCTACTGCCCTTGGTGAGAAGCTACCTTGTATGTTTGTCCTTCACAACAACACTATCAGCATCGAACTCAATGGAACAAGGGTAATCAGCAGTAAGTTTCGAGACTGATAAGAGAGACTTAGTGATAGAAGGGCAAACAAGGACATCTTTTAACATTAGCTTACCTTGCAGACTTGGCAAAACAGCAGTACCGACATGTGTGATGGGGAGATACTCACCATTTCCCACGAGGACCGTATCATCACCAGTATACGCCTGAGAAGACTGTAACTGAGACGCCATGTTGGTAATGTGCGCCGTAGCTCCAGAGTCGGCATACCACTCGTGTCCTTGACTGTGGGAGGGAGTTTGAGCACGCATCGCAGCAAGCGCAGTGTGGTAATCTTCAGCTTGGTAAGAATGATCAAACCTCTTGTAACACTTGTATGTTGGGTGCCCATATTTGTTGCAGATCTGACACGTGGGTCTGCTTTCTGAGCTGCCTCCACCGCGGCCTGGACCCTGACTGATCTGTTGATGGAAGCCACGTCCTTGAGTAGAGTAGCCACCGCGTCCACGGTAACCTCCTCTGTTCTGACCCCGTCCTCGTGAAGAGTAGCCTCCTCTGTTCGAGTAGAACGCTTGGTGAACAGACGCATCAACCGGTGATTCATATGTAGATAGTTTATCATTGAAGCCGTTGAGCTTGAACACCACATCTTCGAAACTAGGGCCGGGGAAAGCATCCATTGAGTTCTCTATCACCGTCGAGATGGACTCGTACTCTCTGCCAAGACCTCTCAAAACGCCATAGATCTTCTCTTGTTCTGATAATGGAGCACCGATGGAGTCGAGTTGATCACAAAGCGACTTTATTTCGGACAAATACTCGTTCAAGGAGCGACCACCTTTCTTCGTTGCTTGGATGCGGCTCTGAAGCTCTAGCTTTCGTGTCGGAGAGACACGGTTATACTTCTGAGCTAGATAGAACCACAGCTCCTGAGACGAGCGAAGGCCATATACGTTCTTGATAGCCTCCTCGGAGAGAGAACCCACCAACCACGCCATGATACGCTGGTCGGTACGGAACCATTTGTCGTATTCTGGATTTGGGATCTCTGTATCAACCTCTTCATTTCGGACGGTAAGTGTGAGCGGTGGGCGAGGAGTGGAACCATTCACATGGCCGAGGAGAGACTGACTGTTGAGGAATTGCTCGAACTGAAACTTCCAAGACAGGTAGTTCTTGTCGTTGAGCTTGAGCGTGACACACTGTGTGATCGTTAGCGGGGAAAAGAACGGATCTCCATCCATggttctgataccatgaaagctCGGAGAAACTTAAGGttacttgaagaagaagatagttTTCTTATTAGTCTAATCTTGCTTGGTTACAACGATTGGAGGCTCACCCCATATATAGGTGAGACCTGAGATAATGATAAAGACAAGTAGGGCACAACTCAGCATGTGACAGCACACAGCTTTAAGGAATCAAAACGGTTATAGAGCTGGACACTCTCAGCTGGAGACGTCGTACGAAGACCGCCTTTTTACGTCATCTGAGCTGTGCCTCTGTTACCGTTACACGAGGGATAGATGGGCCTTGTGTAATTATTTTGTTGAGAAGCAGAAGGTTGGGCTTCACTGATAATCAAGGCCTCTTTTGGATTTGAGTTCTTCACGATTAGAGAATTAATATTTAATCAGATGaagacaaaataattaaaaccaaATTAATAGATGACAACTAGTTAGCTCTGTATTTGTTTGTTtagaattaaaaagaaatatatttttaaagaattaataaaaatcaCACATGGCCAATACAAACACTGGAATAGAATAGAATATAGACACTGGTAATATGGTAAAgcacagacaaaaaaaaatgagaatattTTAAGTTAGGAACCATTTTTTTCAAAACGTGAATGTGAAGATAGGAAACATTTTTTTCACAAAAGGCGTGTTAAATCCGTGTGTTCATTGTGTGTACACAGTCAATGTTTATAGAATAATACCATGTCTATTATTCTTTACGTTGACTTCTTGAAAATGTTACATAACATTGGGCCCAACCTTCTTATCAGTGGTTCGATCAGGCGGGTTCCATTCGAAATAATAATCGTTTTTAATTTAATAGTGTAAATCatgatcatatttttttatctttaaaaattcTCACTAACTTCAATGTTGAAAATAAACTATGGCCCGTTCAATtcctaatagttatataatgTTAACGAACACGTATATAATGATGATATATTAGAATTACGAAGCTTCGAACGCGTATTCGCATCGTAAAAGATTCGACAAGTGCTAATGTTATTGTTAAGTAGTATTGTAGACATTGGGAACTGGTTGGTGCAGATTCAATGTGTTTTGCTGGCTATTTGTGTTATGTTTGATTAGTTTGTGttgtataaattatttgtaaaaaaCAGGAATATGTTATGATATATTTTGCGTGTTGAAACTAATCAAGGAGAATGACAAAATTTCAGGAACAAAATCAGTAGCAGAACACACATAATATCAAAGCATGTGAACAAATTTTAGAAGAATGGAGGAGGCTCGTGGGCCTCTTTATAGcttgtgtttttatttatttatagtgtGTACCGAGCGAAAACAACATGAAAAACATATGAGCTTAAATTGTTGTCGAGAATATATATGGTGTTCTTTGGTTTGAGGATACGTGGTTGAGTCCGTGATAGTGTTCGTGAAACCATCGGTATGAGATGCTAATCTACTTCTGACTTCTGAGTAGTCCATGTGATAGAAGAAGTCGGTGGATCATGAGATTGCTCGGCCTttttgtaatcccctatatattatttgagaagcattgcaacatttttttatagtcatgtgtcatcactagaatgattcttagaatttttaaagaaatagattgatccatctaaatatataataagctttttattaaaccacaataaatacattattaatgtgcttcattattttcttaaataagattacagaATTTcttaatgtggctaaagtatatatgacaattaatgattttgaataataaagatttgataaaaataagtgtgtattataattatatttgtttaattttaacctattaaaataaattaaacaatcatattaaccatataataaaaattaaaaaaaatatttatatattatattttaaatttttaaaaacgagtataaattactaaaagtgTTAAAAGCTtcatattcaaattttgtgatctataattcaaaacttttgttatgacatgatacaaataattaaaaaataatataagttgaaaatctcatttaataagtatcaaaaataaaagatatataaatatatttattattttaaattaaactatatgccatataaaaatacataaatatcttaattttgaattttactttgaacatttttttgataaaaaatttgaaaaaatattgacaacttaatattttaaaatattataaattacttaaaccattaatcccacagtgaaaattttgttatcactaatttagactttttgctataacaaatacaaatgataaaaaaaattatgagaaaaaattatcatctaataaatattaatattaaaatatattaatatattatatatatgttactatcatttaaatttaattatatatcatatcaaatagaaaaaatattttttcgatttataaaatttatttatatgttcgcaccaatttaattatataagtagtagataatgactttttaattatttaatatatatctattatttcataatatgttataaacatataatatataaaataatttatatatataatattcactCCGTgtaaggcgcggatcttaacctagtgcTACTATAAAAGATTATCATCGTTAAAAGAAATAACTAATCACAAATATGTATTTACAGTTAGATCCATGTATGTAATAATACTATTAAACTTcagaattattaatatatactttATAAGTTGAATAAGTAACAGAAATAATTTAATAGATGTGATCATATTCATTCTCATGTATTAAGTGGGAAAAAGATCAACGAGATTTTCTTGCATTAATGCAATATAGCTACATAGATGATAGACGTGCACGACAATAATAATACAACTTGTCGGGTCAACTAATCCATGTTATAGTTTactcgttgacaaaaaaataatgttttaaataacAACTAATGCTTCGGTCTGCGTCAATGACACGTTGACACACAACACGTTCTCTTCACGTAGCTAAATCGTATAGTTTTCCTTAACCGGTAGTCTATTACCCTAACAACTTGAGTACAGAAAAAAAATTGCCACGAATAA
The sequence above is drawn from the Brassica napus cultivar Da-Ae chromosome A8, Da-Ae, whole genome shotgun sequence genome and encodes:
- the LOC106424105 gene encoding UDP-galactose/UDP-glucose transporter 7, whose product is MEVQPEMEPTSSISLIAAVSYGIASMAMVFINKAVIMQYPHSMTVLTLQQLATSLLIHCGRRMGYTRARGIDLATAKKLLPVSIFYNANVAFALASLKGVNIPMYIAIKRLTPLAVLIAGYLFGKGKPTTQVALSVLLTAAGCVIAALGDFSFDLFGYGLALTSVFFQTMYLVLVEKSGAEDGLSSIEIMFYNSFLSLPFLSFLIIVTGEFPNSISLLLAKCSYLPFLVMLVLSLVMGIVLNFTMFLCTIVNSALTTTIVGVLKGVGSTTLGFVLLGGVEVHALNVSGLVVNTAGGVWYSYAKYRQKKAKPAKTLSDLEAHKK